A stretch of Aureispira sp. CCB-E DNA encodes these proteins:
- the sigZ gene encoding RNA polymerase sigma factor SigZ — MATEVIWDDFQAQLLGFIKKRVQSSFDAEDILQDIFLKIHLNIETLREQNRLTTWVYRITRHAIIDYYRKKKQLQSLEGIEPKGGAINWLEQQQPDFYFTKCLMPLIEELPPKYREAFIKTELEGISQKEYAEQAGLSYSGAKSRVQRAKNQLKMLFIRCCNISTDVYGNVIDMECSCSCGDE, encoded by the coding sequence ATGGCAACAGAAGTAATTTGGGATGACTTTCAAGCACAGTTGTTGGGGTTCATCAAAAAGAGAGTTCAAAGCTCTTTTGATGCGGAAGATATTCTGCAAGATATTTTTTTGAAGATACATCTCAATATAGAAACATTGAGGGAGCAAAACCGCTTAACAACTTGGGTGTATAGAATTACTCGTCATGCAATTATTGATTATTATAGAAAAAAGAAACAATTGCAATCTTTGGAGGGAATCGAACCCAAAGGAGGAGCAATCAATTGGTTGGAGCAACAGCAACCCGACTTTTATTTTACAAAATGTTTGATGCCTTTAATCGAAGAGTTGCCTCCCAAGTACCGAGAAGCGTTTATTAAAACAGAGCTAGAAGGAATTTCTCAAAAGGAATATGCAGAGCAAGCAGGACTCTCTTACTCTGGGGCAAAGTCAAGAGTACAACGAGCTAAAAACCAGTTAAAAATGCTGTTTATCCGTTGTTGTAATATCTCCACAGATGTTTATGGTAATGTCATTGATATGGAATGTTCTTGTTCTTGTGGTGATGAATAA
- a CDS encoding AraC family transcriptional regulator ligand-binding domain-containing protein — MKISATLLAALIDFASYRGIPSKPLYALVHDANIDWCAPDSHVTASDYLRVLKSILEQSDSANLGFYFGQYLNLSALGIVHQISLQAKSMEQALLILQTYLEQQFPLLAIHTQQQQTYQSIELNVHPQALSLENTILESSFMLIARELTLILPPNSLALLVPPLEDFHYNILSEYALKTGSNYAFEIDLKALQQGINSKNLQQIEILLPQYLKMLHQNTSKESFTNKTKCMMLHLCSPALPSMQMVCEQLALSSRSLQRKLHQEGSSFRAISTAVKRELAEFLEAGKQMKIQDIAYVLGYSEPSAYIHARNNWQNK, encoded by the coding sequence ATGAAAATAAGTGCGACGTTATTAGCTGCCCTAATTGATTTTGCCAGTTACCGAGGTATTCCTTCAAAACCATTGTATGCTCTTGTGCATGATGCCAATATAGATTGGTGTGCTCCTGATAGCCACGTTACAGCTTCTGACTATTTGCGGGTGTTAAAATCCATTTTAGAGCAAAGTGATTCCGCCAACTTAGGGTTTTATTTTGGTCAATACTTAAATTTAAGTGCTTTAGGAATCGTTCATCAAATTTCTTTGCAAGCCAAAAGTATGGAACAAGCATTATTAATACTACAAACCTATCTAGAACAACAATTTCCACTCTTGGCAATTCATACCCAACAACAGCAGACCTATCAATCGATAGAATTAAACGTTCATCCTCAAGCCTTGTCTTTAGAGAATACGATTTTAGAAAGCAGTTTTATGCTAATAGCTAGAGAATTAACTCTAATTCTGCCCCCCAATAGTTTAGCCCTTCTTGTTCCTCCATTAGAAGATTTTCATTATAATATCTTATCCGAATATGCCCTAAAAACAGGCTCTAATTATGCTTTTGAAATAGATTTAAAAGCATTACAACAAGGAATCAACTCTAAAAACCTGCAACAAATTGAAATTTTGCTCCCCCAGTACTTAAAAATGCTGCATCAAAACACATCTAAAGAAAGTTTTACAAACAAGACTAAATGCATGATGTTGCACTTATGCTCCCCAGCTCTTCCTTCTATGCAAATGGTTTGCGAACAACTAGCATTGAGCAGTCGTTCGTTACAGCGCAAACTGCATCAAGAAGGTAGTTCTTTTCGAGCAATTAGTACAGCAGTAAAACGAGAACTTGCCGAGTTTCTAGAGGCTGGCAAACAAATGAAAATACAAGACATCGCCTATGTTCTAGGCTACTCCGAGCCCAGTGCTTATATCCATGCTCGAAACAATTGGCAAAACAAGTAA
- a CDS encoding class I SAM-dependent methyltransferase: protein MELKKQLGNIDIYLLDQILKGRYEDGQRVLDAGCGGGRNLVYFLQEQWDVYGTDQNIEAVEQVQNLSKQWHPNNPIENFRVESIEQLSFESNFFDVVICNAVLHFAKDRAHFEAMLFSIWRVLQPGGHLFVRLASNIGIENRVVALGQGQFLLPDESVRFLVDEDFLFACTQKLEGVLTEYIKTTNVQGLRCMTTWCLQKRE, encoded by the coding sequence ATGGAATTAAAGAAACAGTTAGGAAATATAGATATTTATTTGTTGGATCAAATACTCAAAGGACGTTATGAAGATGGGCAACGAGTCTTGGATGCGGGATGTGGAGGTGGTCGCAATCTAGTTTACTTTCTACAGGAGCAATGGGATGTTTATGGAACCGATCAAAATATAGAGGCTGTAGAGCAGGTACAAAACTTATCCAAACAATGGCATCCAAACAACCCCATAGAAAATTTTAGGGTAGAAAGTATCGAACAGTTGAGTTTTGAATCGAATTTTTTTGATGTGGTCATTTGTAATGCGGTTTTGCATTTTGCAAAGGACAGGGCACATTTTGAAGCAATGCTGTTTTCTATTTGGAGGGTTCTCCAACCTGGAGGTCATTTGTTTGTTCGTTTGGCATCTAATATTGGTATTGAGAATCGAGTGGTAGCCTTAGGGCAGGGGCAGTTTTTGCTGCCCGATGAATCGGTTCGTTTTTTGGTAGATGAGGATTTTTTATTTGCATGCACCCAGAAATTGGAAGGGGTACTAACGGAATACATTAAAACAACTAATGTGCAAGGCTTGCGTTGTATGACAACTTGGTGCTTGCAAAAAAGGGAGTGA
- the ctlX gene encoding citrulline utilization hydrolase CtlX, with protein MQITNTVFLVRPASFSYNTQTAASNTFQTKLEETPEKIQAKVLQEFDAFVAKLRSVGIAVQVFEDSTEPRKPDAVFPNNWISVHRDGTIVLYPMCTPNRRLERNPAVLEWLEKQKDFVTQIDYTSYEAQDRFLEGTGSIIFDHNHRKAYACLSPRTDAMLFENLMVHLGYQAIAFNACDVNGVAIYHTNVMMSIGEGFVVICLESIRDEKERQKVMEEFHSSNLDVIAISLEQVSHFAGNMLALEGTKGQIVVLSQRAFDCLTSTQKQALEQYAILLPMPIPTIEAIGGGSARCMIAEVFL; from the coding sequence ATGCAAATTACAAATACAGTTTTCCTAGTACGTCCTGCTTCTTTTTCTTACAATACACAGACGGCTGCATCCAATACATTTCAAACAAAATTAGAAGAGACGCCCGAAAAAATTCAAGCCAAGGTATTACAAGAGTTTGATGCCTTTGTTGCCAAATTGAGGAGTGTAGGAATTGCTGTACAAGTCTTTGAGGATAGTACGGAGCCCCGTAAACCAGATGCTGTGTTTCCCAATAATTGGATTTCCGTTCACCGAGATGGGACAATTGTACTGTATCCTATGTGCACGCCCAATCGACGTTTGGAACGCAACCCAGCTGTCTTGGAGTGGTTGGAAAAACAAAAAGACTTCGTGACACAGATTGATTATACATCGTACGAAGCACAAGACCGATTTTTGGAAGGAACAGGGAGTATTATTTTTGATCATAACCATCGCAAAGCGTATGCTTGCCTTTCTCCAAGAACCGATGCCATGCTATTTGAAAACTTAATGGTACATTTAGGGTATCAAGCAATTGCTTTTAATGCTTGTGATGTTAATGGTGTTGCTATCTATCATACCAACGTTATGATGAGCATTGGAGAGGGGTTTGTTGTAATTTGCTTAGAAAGTATTAGAGACGAGAAGGAACGTCAAAAAGTAATGGAAGAATTTCACTCTAGTAATTTAGATGTTATTGCAATAAGTTTGGAACAAGTGAGTCATTTTGCAGGTAATATGTTGGCCTTGGAAGGAACGAAAGGACAAATAGTGGTGCTTTCGCAACGTGCTTTTGATTGTTTGACCAGCACCCAAAAACAAGCTCTAGAACAATATGCAATCTTGTTGCCCATGCCAATCCCAACAATAGAAGCTATTGGAGGGGGAAGTGCTCGTTGTATGATTGCAGAGGTGTTTTTGTAA
- a CDS encoding S41 family peptidase yields the protein MGLLIWGIACHDCTAQIVIKELTPSQLQEDLDYLVTGLETYNPTMYVYGSEKVFKKKIEVIKKAIQTPIDALEWFKLLCLAVEGVDEGHLTIGTEKDSFYHGFLEGNFKSLPLSVQFLGERAYVWNNLSEEDVLEQGDEILSINGRSMAAIRRLIFEYTSSDGHIETFKQQRLSKELSARYFWFVERPQQFLIEYKKRGTILPQKVSLKALTRAEMAAWSRKRALKKEVPRGINAVYSLAIEKDIGTLTLRSFDDAIIQQNDLQAFSFYERIFKRLRQNKVKHLILDVRGNVGGMKDFVDALLPFALPKKRKGVLRELIAWDGSNVITSFPKRNRWFFKGTIYILTDGGTYSTAALIAQYLHDYGEAVVIGEETGSRYEGFAAGNFHYLLLPNSKIQIKIPNKWVKNQLPQQPKNANRGLMPDYPIVLSIDDLLQKKDVAMAKALELIKTKS from the coding sequence TTGGGGCTGTTAATATGGGGGATCGCTTGTCATGACTGTACGGCACAGATTGTAATAAAAGAATTGACACCCAGTCAGCTGCAAGAGGATTTGGATTATTTGGTGACCGGTTTAGAAACTTATAATCCTACTATGTATGTGTATGGTTCAGAAAAAGTGTTCAAAAAAAAAATAGAGGTTATTAAAAAAGCTATTCAAACACCAATAGATGCGCTTGAATGGTTTAAATTACTTTGTTTGGCAGTAGAGGGAGTTGATGAAGGGCATCTTACAATAGGAACCGAAAAAGATAGTTTTTATCATGGCTTTTTAGAAGGGAACTTCAAAAGTTTGCCATTGAGTGTTCAATTTTTAGGAGAACGGGCTTATGTTTGGAATAATTTGAGTGAAGAGGATGTTTTAGAGCAAGGTGATGAAATTTTGTCTATTAATGGGCGTAGTATGGCGGCAATTAGACGCCTAATTTTTGAGTATACAAGTTCGGACGGACACATTGAGACGTTCAAACAACAGCGATTAAGTAAAGAACTTTCCGCCCGTTATTTTTGGTTCGTAGAGCGACCGCAACAATTTTTGATTGAGTATAAAAAACGAGGGACAATCCTCCCGCAAAAAGTTTCTTTAAAAGCATTAACACGAGCCGAAATGGCGGCATGGTCTAGGAAAAGGGCTTTAAAAAAAGAAGTGCCCAGAGGAATTAATGCCGTTTATAGCTTGGCAATCGAGAAAGATATAGGAACCTTAACGTTACGCAGCTTTGACGATGCCATTATTCAGCAAAATGATCTACAAGCGTTTTCATTTTATGAACGCATTTTCAAAAGGTTGCGACAAAATAAAGTCAAGCACTTGATTTTGGATGTAAGAGGAAATGTGGGAGGAATGAAAGACTTTGTAGATGCCTTATTGCCTTTTGCATTGCCTAAAAAAAGAAAAGGAGTGTTGAGAGAATTAATCGCTTGGGATGGTAGCAACGTTATCACATCTTTTCCTAAACGAAATCGATGGTTTTTTAAAGGTACAATTTATATTTTGACAGATGGAGGGACGTATTCTACGGCAGCTTTAATTGCACAATATTTACACGACTATGGAGAGGCTGTTGTTATTGGAGAAGAAACAGGAAGTCGTTATGAAGGGTTTGCAGCGGGAAATTTTCATTACTTGTTATTACCAAATTCTAAAATACAGATAAAAATTCCCAATAAATGGGTGAAAAACCAATTGCCCCAACAACCTAAAAATGCGAATAGAGGCCTAATGCCTGATTATCCTATCGTACTTTCGATAGATGATTTGTTACAAAAGAAAGATGTGGCTATGGCAAAAGCATTGGAGTTGATTAAAACAAAATCTTGA
- a CDS encoding DNA alkylation repair protein produces MTLKEVLTELEALGDERTKNTLLKHGAKEPFFGVKVGDLKKILKKTKKNHELSLELYATGNSDAMYLAGLMADEKQITVAHLEDWVEKAYWYYLSEYTVAWVAAETDFGFEIAQKWIASEKETVASAGWSTLSNVASIKKDEELDIEAYSQLLDQVVNEINTAPNRVRYTMNGFVIAVGSYITPLTTKAQEVAQKIGKVSVEMGGTACKVPLASTYIQKVIDKNRLGKKRKQARC; encoded by the coding sequence ATGACACTAAAAGAAGTTTTGACCGAGCTAGAAGCATTGGGAGACGAACGAACTAAAAACACACTCTTAAAACATGGTGCAAAAGAACCTTTCTTTGGAGTGAAAGTTGGTGATTTGAAAAAAATTTTAAAGAAAACAAAAAAAAATCACGAACTGTCTTTAGAATTATACGCTACAGGGAACTCAGATGCAATGTATTTGGCTGGTTTGATGGCGGATGAGAAACAAATTACAGTCGCTCATTTAGAAGATTGGGTAGAAAAAGCTTACTGGTACTACTTGAGTGAATATACTGTAGCTTGGGTAGCTGCTGAGACAGATTTTGGTTTTGAAATTGCTCAAAAATGGATAGCGTCAGAAAAAGAAACGGTCGCTTCTGCGGGATGGTCAACCTTATCTAATGTTGCTTCTATCAAAAAGGATGAAGAGTTGGATATCGAAGCATATAGTCAATTATTAGATCAAGTTGTCAATGAAATCAATACCGCGCCCAATAGAGTGCGTTACACAATGAATGGTTTTGTTATTGCTGTAGGGTCTTATATTACTCCTTTGACGACAAAAGCTCAAGAAGTTGCCCAAAAGATTGGTAAAGTAAGCGTAGAAATGGGAGGAACGGCTTGCAAGGTACCTTTGGCGAGTACGTATATTCAAAAGGTAATTGATAAAAATAGGCTGGGCAAAAAACGAAAACAAGCAAGGTGCTAA
- a CDS encoding leucine-rich repeat domain-containing protein — MDNLEKQKIINLLSSGDLKNMSLAFQLIESLGILFDWEQYEKIAAWLNKGNETILTAWEEEDRGFSDREEAVITVYTRTAYGVQQKKLTTWDKRICLLPNLEALNYRSNCFETIPVSIQQLKKLKHLNLNRNRLTVIGAELDRSYHLEYLALGHNQIYAIHTDFKRLKGLRYLDLSGNKLAELPSSIGSLLALKQLNLNQNPLTILPNSIYNLTQLEKLYLLNTQIDEEIISDLASQLPNCQILYSKN, encoded by the coding sequence ATGGACAACTTAGAAAAGCAGAAAATAATTAATTTATTGTCTTCAGGAGATTTAAAAAATATGAGTCTTGCTTTTCAATTGATTGAATCCTTGGGGATTTTGTTTGATTGGGAGCAATACGAGAAGATAGCTGCGTGGTTAAATAAAGGTAATGAAACTATTTTAACGGCGTGGGAAGAAGAGGATAGAGGCTTTTCGGATCGAGAAGAAGCCGTTATTACGGTTTATACCAGAACAGCATACGGCGTACAGCAAAAAAAATTAACCACATGGGATAAGCGAATTTGCTTATTGCCCAATTTAGAAGCCTTAAACTATAGATCCAATTGTTTCGAAACCATTCCTGTATCTATTCAACAGCTAAAAAAATTAAAGCATTTAAATTTGAATAGAAATCGCTTAACGGTAATTGGAGCGGAGTTAGACAGGAGTTATCATTTGGAATATTTGGCTTTGGGACACAATCAAATATATGCCATTCATACTGACTTCAAGCGATTAAAAGGGTTGCGTTATCTAGATTTGTCGGGCAACAAATTAGCGGAGTTGCCTTCTAGCATCGGTTCGCTGCTTGCTCTCAAACAGCTTAATTTAAATCAAAACCCACTAACAATACTTCCCAATAGTATTTATAACCTTACTCAACTAGAGAAGTTATACTTGTTGAACACTCAAATTGATGAAGAAATCATTTCTGATTTAGCATCTCAACTGCCCAACTGTCAAATACTCTACTCCAAAAATTAA
- a CDS encoding ATP-binding protein: MATQVKSPFKFLDSYDKKDKAIFFGRTQETYELYDRIFETNLVLLYGASGTGKTSLINCGLGNQFESTDWHPIFIRRKDNIMESMKEEFQEHAIKKIDPSTSMIDQVRSLYLDYFKPIYLIFDQFEEIFILGDKEEQRIFFEMIYQLLEEDLQCKVLISMREEYIAYLSEFEEIIPYLFDNRLRVEKMNSKNLKDVIEGTTASFNIELKKTPGGKEISELIIEKLRDKNHEIDLANLQVYLDRLYQMAVEKNGPNAPIVFDEALIKETGNLEDVMSTFLDQQLDVLEKELAQKYKNAKKGAPLDILFELVTDNGTKHAIDLEQIKKRLKRSKNIEPAIIDYCVVRFKEMRILRELS, translated from the coding sequence ATGGCAACACAAGTAAAAAGTCCGTTCAAGTTTTTGGATTCTTACGACAAAAAAGATAAAGCGATCTTTTTTGGTAGAACTCAAGAAACATATGAATTATACGATAGAATATTTGAGACCAATTTGGTCTTGTTATATGGTGCCTCTGGTACTGGCAAAACTAGTTTGATTAATTGTGGATTGGGCAATCAGTTTGAATCAACCGATTGGCATCCTATTTTTATTCGCAGAAAAGATAATATCATGGAATCCATGAAAGAGGAGTTCCAAGAGCATGCGATAAAAAAGATCGACCCTTCTACTTCTATGATTGATCAAGTCCGTTCTTTGTATTTAGATTATTTCAAACCCATTTATTTAATTTTTGATCAGTTTGAAGAGATCTTTATCCTTGGTGATAAGGAGGAGCAAAGAATCTTTTTTGAGATGATTTATCAATTACTCGAAGAAGATTTGCAATGCAAGGTACTTATTTCGATGCGAGAAGAATACATTGCTTATCTGTCAGAATTTGAAGAAATTATTCCGTATCTGTTTGATAATCGCTTGCGGGTCGAAAAAATGAATAGTAAGAACTTGAAAGATGTTATTGAAGGAACAACGGCTAGCTTTAATATCGAGCTGAAAAAAACACCAGGAGGAAAAGAAATTTCTGAATTAATTATTGAAAAATTAAGGGATAAAAATCATGAAATTGATTTAGCAAATTTGCAGGTCTATTTAGATCGTCTATATCAAATGGCGGTAGAAAAAAATGGACCTAATGCCCCCATTGTGTTTGATGAAGCTTTGATTAAAGAGACGGGTAATTTGGAGGATGTTATGTCTACTTTCCTAGACCAACAATTAGATGTTTTGGAAAAGGAATTGGCTCAGAAGTATAAAAATGCCAAAAAAGGAGCACCGCTAGATATCTTGTTTGAATTGGTGACTGATAACGGCACAAAACACGCTATAGATTTGGAACAAATTAAAAAACGTCTAAAACGTTCTAAAAATATTGAACCTGCTATAATAGATTACTGCGTTGTTCGTTTTAAAGAAATGCGTATTTTGAGAGAACTTTCATAA
- a CDS encoding CHAT domain-containing protein, translated as MIERPVILLTFANQQDAYLDNLKKESKKLNYILSTHHDKGTIEVFREESTTTDDIKKAIERFDERIAIFHYGGHADGGSLRFEGGDGNAAGLAELLGQLPNLKLVFLNGCSTEAQVQFLLTSGVKAVIATAVPINDEKAVVFAEDFYRSFSNGHTIESAFRRAVANMKFVYGGDFDATIVRRGDAVVHGDKNKMPWGLYLNDNSEEALNWEMPKYYPKDNVRAEAIDKSKFKVNMHIEEVIFPMFDVKPELEALCTYEDDDELDPRAVLLQIIQNFPWPIGAQVRLLVAKDGDMDTPSMERLKQIVSVYIMTSQFIFYVVMSQMWDEKRAATFTAKSFLVDMLYMNHKQFGQFDYFKNFVEATKLLLDADCELAIPEFADVVADFDAHTELHEAYLYLESLRAAIHTGNLEALENKTFEKCVEGEYYLSTILYHLAFTIKYDLVTVRDIHVVNHRNMDTEFNHFISRLNVKVGDIAVSEGSKKMKARIYKTFTNNSSVILTSDLQDPTTFLNLSPFIIDKNAFRDGLTEDRATEQQLFMYAHRVEGDDPKRDYKYYATFHNIYVAQERASDQFLIDGPGGASKDSEQPTNTRSRMRSRRRRRTSTTTQVINPYAVLKRQFEILEKDLIS; from the coding sequence ATGATTGAACGTCCTGTCATATTATTGACATTTGCGAATCAGCAGGATGCCTATCTAGATAATCTAAAAAAAGAGAGCAAAAAGCTCAACTATATCCTAAGTACACACCATGACAAAGGAACCATAGAAGTTTTTAGAGAAGAAAGCACCACTACTGATGATATCAAAAAAGCCATAGAACGTTTTGACGAAAGAATTGCCATCTTTCACTATGGAGGACATGCCGATGGAGGTAGTCTACGATTTGAAGGTGGTGATGGCAATGCTGCTGGTCTGGCAGAACTACTTGGACAGTTGCCCAATTTAAAGTTGGTGTTTTTGAATGGTTGTTCTACCGAAGCACAAGTGCAGTTTTTGTTAACAAGTGGTGTGAAGGCTGTTATTGCTACGGCAGTGCCTATTAATGACGAAAAAGCAGTTGTTTTTGCAGAGGATTTTTATCGTTCCTTTTCCAATGGTCATACCATCGAATCTGCCTTTCGTCGCGCTGTAGCCAATATGAAGTTTGTCTACGGAGGAGACTTTGATGCAACAATTGTTCGCCGTGGCGATGCCGTTGTACATGGCGACAAAAATAAGATGCCTTGGGGACTGTATCTCAATGACAATAGTGAGGAGGCTCTCAACTGGGAAATGCCTAAGTATTATCCCAAAGACAACGTCCGAGCAGAAGCTATTGATAAGTCTAAGTTCAAGGTAAATATGCATATAGAGGAAGTCATTTTCCCTATGTTTGATGTCAAACCAGAACTAGAAGCTTTGTGTACGTATGAAGATGATGACGAATTGGATCCTAGAGCTGTATTGTTACAGATTATTCAAAATTTCCCTTGGCCTATTGGGGCGCAAGTGCGTTTGCTAGTGGCAAAAGATGGTGATATGGATACGCCTTCTATGGAACGCCTAAAGCAAATTGTAAGTGTCTATATCATGACGAGCCAATTCATTTTTTATGTTGTGATGTCTCAAATGTGGGATGAAAAGCGTGCAGCAACCTTTACTGCCAAGAGTTTTTTGGTAGATATGCTTTATATGAATCACAAACAATTTGGGCAATTCGACTATTTTAAAAACTTTGTAGAGGCAACTAAACTTCTCTTAGATGCTGATTGTGAACTTGCCATTCCTGAATTTGCAGATGTAGTAGCAGATTTTGATGCCCATACCGAATTGCATGAAGCGTATCTTTATTTAGAATCTCTTCGTGCTGCTATTCACACTGGAAATTTAGAGGCATTAGAAAATAAAACCTTTGAAAAATGTGTAGAAGGGGAGTATTATCTATCTACTATATTGTACCATTTAGCCTTTACCATAAAATACGATTTGGTGACCGTTCGGGATATTCATGTGGTTAACCATAGAAATATGGATACAGAATTTAACCATTTTATCAGTCGACTAAATGTTAAAGTTGGAGATATTGCAGTGAGTGAAGGAAGTAAAAAAATGAAAGCTAGAATCTATAAAACCTTTACCAACAACTCTTCTGTAATTTTGACTTCGGATTTGCAAGATCCGACCACCTTCTTGAACTTATCGCCTTTTATTATTGACAAAAATGCGTTTAGAGATGGTCTTACAGAAGATAGAGCAACAGAACAACAGTTGTTTATGTATGCACACCGAGTAGAAGGGGATGACCCTAAAAGAGATTATAAATACTATGCTACATTTCACAATATTTATGTAGCGCAAGAAAGAGCATCTGACCAGTTCTTAATAGATGGACCTGGTGGAGCAAGCAAGGACAGTGAACAGCCTACCAACACTAGAAGTCGAATGCGCTCTAGACGTAGGCGAAGAACCTCTACAACGACACAGGTTATTAATCCTTATGCTGTTCTCAAACGACAATTTGAGATTTTAGAAAAAGATTTAATCAGTTAG
- a CDS encoding OmpA family protein produces the protein MIRFFIGLGIFMIWAVFARNYYICEIKGECGPPLADVDSTFLDNIPETLDLTAGEHILLENYPQFYFDYASHDYTYIDGNEKFLGYVVSFLEEHPADSIYLVITGYYLSSESKAIKNSNLYNDLGMARAQTIIDKLIHEYQLPKGRIQAQSKLAISDPVEEYLSFNIVGYIPPNAIAQTKEDTAFLELIKTSVKDITYTDKSAKFAYNSGVFNPNPTFEVYVDSLRQYFGRNPDDYLVIIGHTDSRGTESYNRELGLERAESVKNYLQEQNLEITIKTKSEGEKNPMVPNKNEDGSYNIDAMAKNRRVNIIIKSTN, from the coding sequence ATGATACGATTTTTCATAGGTTTAGGGATTTTTATGATTTGGGCGGTATTCGCTCGGAATTACTACATTTGCGAAATAAAAGGGGAGTGTGGACCTCCATTAGCAGATGTAGATTCTACTTTTTTGGACAATATCCCAGAAACGTTAGATTTAACAGCAGGTGAGCACATACTGTTAGAAAATTATCCCCAGTTTTATTTTGATTATGCAAGCCACGACTATACCTATATAGATGGGAATGAAAAGTTTTTAGGTTATGTTGTTTCTTTTTTGGAGGAACATCCAGCGGATAGTATTTATTTGGTGATAACAGGATACTATTTGTCAAGCGAAAGTAAAGCAATAAAAAATAGCAACTTGTACAATGATCTGGGAATGGCAAGGGCACAAACCATTATAGACAAATTGATTCACGAGTACCAACTGCCAAAGGGGCGCATCCAAGCGCAATCTAAATTGGCTATTAGTGATCCTGTCGAGGAATATTTGTCTTTTAATATAGTTGGTTATATTCCACCGAATGCTATTGCTCAAACCAAAGAAGATACGGCATTTCTAGAGCTAATAAAAACATCTGTAAAAGATATTACTTATACCGACAAAAGTGCCAAGTTTGCATACAATTCAGGAGTATTCAATCCTAATCCTACTTTTGAAGTATACGTTGATTCACTAAGGCAGTATTTTGGACGGAATCCTGATGATTATTTGGTGATAATAGGGCATACTGATAGTAGAGGTACAGAGTCGTATAATCGAGAATTAGGGTTGGAACGAGCCGAATCTGTTAAGAACTACTTGCAGGAACAGAATTTGGAAATTACAATCAAGACCAAATCAGAAGGAGAAAAAAATCCAATGGTGCCGAATAAAAACGAAGATGGCAGTTATAATATTGATGCTATGGCAAAAAATCGACGCGTAAATATTATAATAAAATCCACAAATTAA
- a CDS encoding heavy metal-binding domain-containing protein encodes MKSTYGIIALLFVVITLVSCSVNVESDDKKESTEQQGKEYTAAYICPMHCEGSGSDEMGTCPVCGMDYEKNEKHNESGHSH; translated from the coding sequence ATGAAGTCAACTTATGGAATTATTGCGCTGCTTTTTGTCGTTATAACACTAGTATCTTGCTCTGTTAACGTAGAGTCTGATGACAAAAAGGAATCGACAGAACAGCAAGGAAAAGAATACACGGCAGCATATATTTGCCCCATGCATTGTGAGGGAAGTGGGAGCGATGAAATGGGAACTTGTCCTGTGTGTGGAATGGATTACGAAAAAAATGAAAAACACAATGAAAGTGGTCACAGTCATTAA